A single window of Anaerocolumna chitinilytica DNA harbors:
- a CDS encoding response regulator transcription factor — translation MTNDILVIEDEIKVSDVIKAYLEKEGYKVYCTTRGLEGIELFQKMNFKLVILDLLLPDIDGEEVCKILRRVSDVHIFMLTAKVTLHDKIEGLNAGADEYLTKPCSPRELTARVNALFRRFETLQSSLYTSEDGLLTIDYDKRVVRLAGKEISLTPNEFDILYTIVKNKGRVVNREQLIEQVFDISYEGSDRTIDVHIKNIRKKIEEDTRNPKYILTVKKAGYKFGGGT, via the coding sequence ATGACGAATGATATTTTAGTAATTGAAGATGAAATTAAGGTCTCTGATGTAATAAAAGCATATCTGGAAAAAGAGGGGTACAAGGTATACTGTACCACAAGAGGGTTGGAAGGAATCGAGCTGTTCCAGAAAATGAATTTCAAGCTTGTTATATTAGATCTTTTATTACCGGATATAGACGGAGAAGAAGTATGCAAAATTCTCCGGCGTGTATCGGATGTCCATATATTTATGCTGACGGCTAAGGTTACGTTGCATGATAAAATTGAAGGGTTAAATGCAGGAGCAGATGAATATCTGACAAAGCCTTGCAGTCCCAGAGAATTGACTGCTCGTGTGAATGCACTATTCCGTAGATTTGAAACTTTACAGTCTTCCCTCTATACTTCAGAGGACGGACTTCTGACGATAGATTACGACAAGAGAGTTGTTAGATTAGCTGGAAAAGAGATTTCATTGACACCAAATGAATTTGATATATTGTATACCATAGTGAAGAATAAGGGGCGTGTTGTTAACCGAGAACAGTTGATTGAACAGGTCTTTGATATCAGCTATGAAGGCTCTGATAGGACAATTGATGTCCATATCAAAAATATACGTAAAAAAATAGAAGAAGACACAAGAAATCCTAAATATATATTAACGGTAAAGAAAGCTGGGTATAAGTTTGGAGGTGGCACCTGA